The genome window AACTACCTGGTATAAACAGAGCATATATATCAGACTCAATTGGTAGTATAGTAGCATCTTGTTTAGGAACTAGTTTCATAGGAACTACTGTAGAAAGTGCTTCAGGTATATCTGAAGGTGGAAAAACTGGACTAACAGCTATGGGTACAGCAGGAATGTTCTTAATAGCATTATTCTTAAGTCCATTATTCTTAATTATTCCTAATGCAGCTACAGCACCAGTATTAGTGATAGTTGGACTTCTAATGGTATCATCTATTAAAGCTATAGACTTTGATGACATAACAGAAGGATTACCAGCATTCTTAACAATTATAATAATGCCTTTATCATACAGTATAGCAGAAGGTATAGTTATCGGTATGATTTCATACGTTGCTTTAAAAGTATTAGCAAGAAAATTCAAAGATGTATCAATTGTTATGTATATTTT of Gottschalkia purinilytica contains these proteins:
- a CDS encoding NCS2 family permease yields the protein DMGVAVFTFLFVAIFDTIGTLVGLAAKADLLDENGKLPGINRAYISDSIGSIVASCLGTSFIGTTVESASGISEGGKTGLTAMGTAGMFLIALFLSPLFLIIPNAATAPVLVIVGLLMVSSIKAIDFDDITEGLPAFLTIIIMPLSYSIAEGIVIGMISYVALKVLARKFKDVSIVMYI